A genomic stretch from Arachis stenosperma cultivar V10309 chromosome 3, arast.V10309.gnm1.PFL2, whole genome shotgun sequence includes:
- the LOC130965945 gene encoding proteinaceous RNase P 1, chloroplastic/mitochondrial-like yields the protein MATFNTLQPQRLLSFSLSSFSSSSSFPLRNPFQLTSRVSSHHPHETISFKQKRRQQQQHQTGPGYSSVKSLVETPTRNSVKPDPDTRFNRRTRDYRDRTASSSSTLSDSSSGTQAVTERWQKKEKENLVNMTAEEQDKKNKKKRKKKDQDSPELKLRVALDMCSKRGDVMGALSLYDSALAKGVKLGQHHYTVLLYLCSSAAVGVVRPAKSGTGSRTLNALLSSATDEANDSAELNYASDSEVLVSAFNSAEKSGNPFANEDSSFVKDGSSSSRQEDHGIMVSEDVKKYALQRGFEIYDSMCLDKVQVNEAALTSVARMAMSMGDGDRAFEMVKQMKIMGINPRLRSYGPALSTYCSNGEIDKAFDVEKHMLDDGVYPEEPELEALLRVSVQAGKGDKVYYVLHKLRSSVRKVSPSTASLIVDWFKGSQASRLGKRKWDIRSIKEAMENSGGGWHGQGWLGKGKWEVSHTTIGDDGMCKCCGVHLATIDLDPIETENFAKSVASIAVMREKKLNFQKFQAWLDNHGPFEAVVDAANVGLFRQRKFKPSMVNAVVNGIRQKLPSRKFPLVILHHRRIKGEKMGEPINRALIDRWNNADALYATPTGSNDDWYWLYAAIKFKCLLVTNDEMRDHLFQLLGNDFFPKWKERHQVRFSFTDSGPQFHMPPPCSVVIQESEQGHWHVPIETEVNYESERRWLCITRSTSGMVCEDSSTATGNN from the exons ATGGCCACCTTCAACACACTCCAACCCCAACGCCTTCTCTCATTTtccctctcttctttttcttcctcttcctcctttccTCTTAGAAACCCCTTCCAACTCACATCACGTGTTTCTTCACATCATCCTCACGAGACCATCTCTTTCAAACAAAAACGAcgccaacaacaacaacatcaaaCCGGGCCTGGCTACTCTTCGGTCAAATCTCTAGTTGAAACACCAACCAGAAACTCAGTGAAACCTGACCCTGACACCAGGTTCAATAGGAGAACACGTGATTACAGAGACAGAACcgcttcttcttcctctaccTTGAGTGATAGTAGTAGTGGCACACAAGCGGTTACTGAGAGATGgcagaagaaggagaaggagaatcTGGTGAACATGACGGCGGAGGAGCAGGacaagaagaataagaagaagaggaagaagaaagatcAAGATTCGCCAGAGTTGAAGTTGCGGGTTGCTCTTGATATGTGCTCCAAAAGAGGGGATGTGATGGGAGCATTGTCCTTATATGACTCAGCTCTTGCTAAAGGGGTCAAGTTGGGCCAGCACCATTACACCGTTCTCTTGTATCTTTGTTCTTCTGCTGCTGTTGGTGTTGTTCGACCCGCTAAAAGTGGAACCGGTTCTCGAACTTTGAATGCATTGCTTTCATCAGCCACTGATGAGGCCAATGATTCAGCAGAGTTGAATTATGCTTCAGACAGTGAAGTCTTGGTGTCAGCTTTCAATTCTGCTGAGAAATCAGGAAACCCTTTTGCAAATGAGGATTCTTCGTTTGTAAAAGATGGTTCTAGCTCTAGCAGACAAGAAGATCACGGAATTATGGTTAGTGAGGATGTCAAGAAATATGCACTACAGAGAGGGTTCGAAATATATGATAGTATGTGTTTGGATAAGGTCCAAGTGAATGAAGCTGCATTGACATCTGTGGCTAGAATGGCCATGTCCATGGGAGATGGTGATAGGGCTTTTGAGATGGTGAAGCAGATGAAGATCATGGGGATAAATCCTCGGTTACGGTCTTATGGTCCTGCTCTATCTACCTATTGTAGTAATGGAGAAATAGATAAAGCATTTGATGTTGAAAAGCACATGCTTGACGATGGCGTCTACCCTGAAGAGCCTGAATTGGAGGCACTCTTAAGGGTAAGCGTACAAGCCGGCAAGGGTGACAAGGTATACTATGTGTTGCATAAACTAAGGAGTAGTGTAAGGAAAGTCTCACCTTCTACTGCATCTTTGATTGTTGATTGGTTTAAGGGTAGCCAGGCTTCTAGATTAGGGAAAAGAAAATGGGATATAAGATCAATAAAGGAAGCAATGGAAAATAGTGGTGGAGGTTGGCATGGACAAGGTTGGTTGGGAAAGGGAAAATGGGAAGTTTCTCATACAACAATTGGAGATGATGGAATGTGTAAATGCTGTGGAGTGCACTTAGCCACTATTGATCTTGATCCTATTGAAACTGAGAATTTTGCTAAGTCAGTGGCATCCATTGCTGTGATGAGGGAGAAAAAGTTGAACTTTCAGAAATTTCAA GCCTGGCTTGACAACCATGGACCTTTTGAAGCAGTAGTAGATGCTGCAAATGTAGGTCTATTCCGTCAAAGGAAATTCAAGCCATCCATG GTCAATGCTGTTGTTAATGGAATACGGCAAAAGCTCCCTTCAAGAAAATTTCCCCTTGTTATTTTGCATCATCGTCGAATCAAAGGAGAGAAAATGGGTGAACCAATCAACAGGGCGCTAATTGATAGGTGGAATAATGCTGATGCACTCTATGCAACACCTACAGGATCAAATGATGACTG GTATTGGTTGTATGCAGCTATAAAATTTAAATGCTTACTTGTTACAAACGATGAGATGAGAGATCATCTATTTCAGCTTCTGGGAAATGATTTCTTCCCCAAGTGGAAAGAGAGGCATCAG GTACGGTTCAGTTTCACTGATTCTGGTCCGCAGTTTCACATGCCGCCTCCTTGTTCTGTTGTAATTCAG GAATCAGAGCAAGGCCACTGGCATGTTCCAATTGAGACAGAAGTTAACTATGAATCAGAGAGAAGATGGTTGTGCATTACCCGCTCGACCTCAGGCATGGTTTGTGAAGATTCTTCAACGGCTACTGGAAATAACTGA
- the LOC130967975 gene encoding uncharacterized protein LOC130967975 isoform X1, with translation MLEGKGMVKETDMPLKMQIQAMACASKALDLYDVHDCISIAAHIKKFFDLKEFDKVYGMGWQCVVGFNFGCFFTHSPGTFIYFALETLNFLIYKGTSSDLSSLSVT, from the exons ATGTTGGAAGGGAAAGGTATGGTGAAAGAAACTGACATGCCGTTAAAGATGCAAATCCAGGCCATGGCATGTGCTTCTAAGGCCCTTGACCTTTATGATGTTCATGATTGCATCTCTATTGCTGCTCACATCAAGAAg TTTTTTGATCTGAAGGAATTTGATAAGGTGTATGGAATGGGATGGCAATGTGTGGTGGGTTTCAATTTTGGGtgcttcttcacccattcacctgGCACTTTCATCTATTTTGCTCTTGAGACCCTTAATTTCCTTATATACAAGGGAACCTCCTCTgatctctcttctctttctgtAACATAG
- the LOC130967975 gene encoding uncharacterized protein LOC130967975 isoform X2 — protein MLEGKGMVKETDMPLKMQIQAMACASKALDLYDVHDCISIAAHIKKEFDKVYGMGWQCVVGFNFGCFFTHSPGTFIYFALETLNFLIYKGTSSDLSSLSVT, from the exons ATGTTGGAAGGGAAAGGTATGGTGAAAGAAACTGACATGCCGTTAAAGATGCAAATCCAGGCCATGGCATGTGCTTCTAAGGCCCTTGACCTTTATGATGTTCATGATTGCATCTCTATTGCTGCTCACATCAAGAAg GAATTTGATAAGGTGTATGGAATGGGATGGCAATGTGTGGTGGGTTTCAATTTTGGGtgcttcttcacccattcacctgGCACTTTCATCTATTTTGCTCTTGAGACCCTTAATTTCCTTATATACAAGGGAACCTCCTCTgatctctcttctctttctgtAACATAG
- the LOC130967974 gene encoding probable protein ABIL5: protein MEMNLNSCSYENPAQAEDRVEEIMHFDESLKELRALRSQLHDAAEYCEATFLNSKERSIVVENTKDYIRKTMVTVVDHLGNVSAKLDGLISQTNAFSEAESRVQCLKQRLLSCEQYAHTTGLSKMQFCDNVKRYHKRYLSSPPSLERSNKDKLRDSESQNPPKSEEKHVPEALVDLPLFMYTCKPCPASKLKQTTASNKGHHNLATVVPVQDGLEVLTKVPNSSFHFHSTQKVGRHRRSSHGSDLLWRMRRSRRIQ from the exons ATGGAGATGAATTTGAACTCTTGTTCCTATGAAAATCCTGCACAAGCTGAGGATAGGGTAGAAGAAATCATGCACTTTGACGAGTCTCTCAAG GAGCTAAGGGCGCTGCGGTCTCAGCTTCACGACGCTGCAGAGTATTGTGAAGCAACATTCCTGAACAGCAAAGAGAGAAGCAT TGTGGTGGAAAATACAAAGGACTACATACGCAAGACAATGGTCACTGTTGTTGATCATCTTGGAAATGTCTCAGCTAAACTTGATGGCCTTATTTCTCAGACAAATGCGTTTTCTGAAGCTGAGTCACGAGTCCAATGCCTCAAACAA AGACTCCTCTCATGCGAACAATATGCTCATACAACTGGTCTTTCAAAAATGCAATTTTGCGACAACGTGAAAAGGTATCATAAACGTTATCTATCATCAC CACCTTCACTTGAGAGATCAAACAAAGACAAATTAAG AGATTCTGAAAGTCAAAATCCACCAAAGAGTGAAGAAAAACATGTACCAGAGGCTCTTGTGGATTTGCCACTTTTTATGTATACTTGCAAACCATGCCCAGCTTCTAAATTGAAGCAAACAACCGCTTCAAATAAGGGGCATCACAACTTGGCCACGG TGGTACCTGTTCAGGATGGTTTAGAAGTCTTAACAAAAGTTCCAAATTCCTCATTTCATTTCCAT AGTACCCAGAAGGTTGGACGCCACAGGAGATCCTCGCATGGTAGTGACCTCTTATGGCGCATGCGACGTTCTAGACGAATCCAGTGA